In one Lycium barbarum isolate Lr01 chromosome 7, ASM1917538v2, whole genome shotgun sequence genomic region, the following are encoded:
- the LOC132601381 gene encoding uncharacterized protein LOC132601381, which produces MDNISSLIRHSGIWNDENKYVNYKIDAVTFKEYSTYEELLQTVATQLNLDKQMKNINIKYMVEGDDIPMAIHNDMVVKVYVELKKENKALPMFNYCAKRSNAISYTLVCVSGECDWKFRASSVGFDYCRPIVVVDGSHFKTPYNGTFVSASTLDGAGNILLLAYGVIDSENDRSWTWFFERFRETYGIRENMCIVSDRHERINKVVCRIYPEVAHYACIWHLWGNVCKKYKKSHDVLSPVFYSMAKAYTQDDFDELKGKVQKVDMRVAEYLESAGRDKWARLYAFVNRGWIMTSNIAECINRHLLAARELPIYDFPEEVEPSTEFVYTVHDGGRRFILNLNRKTCSCRMFQLDEIPCPHAWAVIKKKNLVADDYCSDLFKPKTVLKTYDVPVDPLPDEREWNIPKNILEDVILPPRYKRLPGRPKKRRDKPLSVLLFGKSRHACSTCGQLGHNRRSCSFEPLRK; this is translated from the exons atggACAATATTTCATCGTTGATTAGACACTCTGGTATTTGGAACGACGAGAATAAATACGTCAATTACAAAATCGATGCTGTGACTTTCAAGGAGTATTCGACGTATGAGGAATTGTTACAAACAGTTGCAACCCAATTGAATTTGGATAAGCAAAtgaaaaacataaacataaaatacATGGTTGAAGGTGATGATATTCCAATGGCAATTCACAATGATATGGTTGTTAAGGTGTATGTGGAACTGAAGAAAGAGAACAAAGCATTACCAAT GTTCAACTATTGTGCAAAAAGGAGTAATGCAATAAG CTACACACTTGTGTGCGTATCAGGAGAGTGTGATTGGAAATTCAGGGCGTCAAGTGTAG GTTTTGATTATTGTCGGCCAATTGTGGTAGTTGATGGAAGCCACTTTAAAACACCATACAATGGAACATTTGTCTCGGCAAGCACATTGGACGGTGCAG GCAACATACTTCTCTTAGCATATGGTGTGATTGATTCTGAGAATGACAGATCATGGACGTGGTTTTTTGAGCGTTTCAGAGAAACATATGGAATTAGAGAGAATATGTGTATCGTATCAGATAGGCATGAACGTATAAACAAGGTTGTTTGTAGAATTTATCCAGAAGTTGCACATTATGCATGTATATGGCATCTGTGGGGTAATGTATGTAAAAAATACAAGAAGAGCCATGATGTGCTGAGTCCTGTTTTTTATTCCATGGCAAAGGCATACACGCAGGATGATTTTGATGAGTTGAAGGGGAAGGTTCAAAAGGTAGATATGCGCGTGGCAGAGTATTTGGAATCGGCTGGTAGAGACAAGTGGGCTAGATTGTATGCATTTGTTAACCGAGGGTGGATAATGACTTCTAACATAGCAGAGTGCATTAACCGACATCTTCTAGCAGCTAGAGAACTGCCTATATATGACTTTCCTGAAGAA gTAGAACCGTCAACCGAATTCGTGTACACAGTACATGATGGAGGAAGGCGATTCATTCTTAATTTGAATAGAAAAACTTGCAGTTGTCGTATGTTTCAACTAGATGAAATTCCCTGCCCGCATGCATGGGCtgtcattaaaaagaaaaatctggTTGCTGATGATTATTGCTCTGATTTGTTTAAACCGAAGACCGTGTTGAAGACATATGATGTACCTGTGGATCCTCTACCCGACGAGCGTGAATGGAACATTCCCAAAAACATCTTGGAGGATGTGATTTTGCCACCAAGATACAAGAGACTGCCTGGTAGGCCAAAGAAGAGGCGTGATAAGCCTTTAAGTGTATTGTTGTTTGGAAAGAGCAGACATGCTTGCAGTACTTGTGGACAACTTGGGCACAACAGACGTTCATGTAGTTTTGAGCCTCTAAGGAAGTGA